A part of Phoenix dactylifera cultivar Barhee BC4 chromosome 2, palm_55x_up_171113_PBpolish2nd_filt_p, whole genome shotgun sequence genomic DNA contains:
- the LOC103717378 gene encoding ferric reduction oxidase 2-like, translating into MKLVMGLVFVGWLMIWIMVPTSTYKYNWLPKLRANTNSTYFGRQGTNMLIFTFPILFISVLACIYLHLVKGSSRIQSRRLAVWKRPVIVRWPLGMVSGIELSFCFMFLALLIWSYSMYLSVGFSSLHGAANKGEKLWQSKLDSAAVRLGLVGNLCCAFLFFPVTRLSSLLPLIGLTSESSIKYHVWLGHVVMILFTSHGICYAVYWATTNKIDEMLKWNNTGVSNVAGEIALVAGLVMWATTFPRIRRTMFELFFYTHQLYILFLFFYLLHVGIAYFFSILPGIYLFMVDRFLRFLQSRTTVRLISARLLPSETVELNFSKSPGFSYNPLSSVFINVPSISSLQWHPFTVSSNSNLEPDKLSIIIKKEGSWTQKLYQKLSSPGPHDRLDVSIEGPYGPTSMNFLRYDSLIMVSGGSGITPFISIIRELIHRSTTLDSPNPSVLLVCAFKTSADLTMIDLLLPASGNVSDLSRLKLRVEAFITREKAPADNAGKIIRTVWFKPIPSDVPIAPVLGPNSWFWLGAIVSSSFVVFLVLIGILTRYYIYPIDHNTNAIYSTSARSVLNLLFICFSIAAAASAAVLWNKRGSTMEAKQVQNIDAPTPTTTPSSWFYNAERELESVPLESLIKATNVHYGARPELKKMLLESDGRNVGVMVSGPSKMRHEVAAICSSGLADNLHFESISFSW; encoded by the exons ATGAAGCTGGTGATGGGTTTGGTGTTTGTGGGGTGGTTGATGATTTGGATTATGGTGCCCACAAGCACTTACAAATACAACTGGCTGCCAAAGCTCCGGGCAAATACCAACTCGACTTATTTCGGAAGACAAG GGACCAACATGTTAATCTTCACATTCCCCATCCTCTTCATTTCTGTTCTTGCCTGCATCTATCTCCACCTAGTAAAGGGAAGCAGCAGAATTCAAAG CCGCCGACTAGCAGTATGGAAGAGACCTGTGATTGTGAGGTGGCCTCTCGGAATGGTTTCGGGTATAGAGTTATCTTTTTGCTTTATGTTTCTGGCACTCCTCATTTGGTCCTATTCCATGTACCTTAGCGTTGGTTTCTCCAGCCTCCACGGTGCTGCTAATAAAGGCGAGAAATT GTGGCAATCCAAGTTGGACAGTGCAGCCGTGCGGCTGGGGCTTGTTGGGAATCTCTGCTgtgctttcctcttcttcccagTAACACGCTTGTCTTCGCTCTTGCCACTCATCGGCCTTACCTCTGAGTCCAGCATCAAGTATCATGTTTGGCTTGGGCACGTTGTCATGATACTCTTCACTTCACATGGAATATGTTATGCTGTCTATTGGGCTACCACCAACAAGATTGATGAG ATGCTGAAATGGAACAATACCGGGGTGTCGAATGTAGCTGGAGAAATAGCTTTGGTAGCTGGATTAGTGATGTGGGCAACCACGTTCCCTCGCATAAGGCGTACGATGTTTGAGCTCTTCTTCTACACCCATCAGCTCTACATCCTTTTCCTATTCTTCTACCTATTGCATGTGGGGATCGCCTATTTCTTCTCGATTCTCCCCGGCATCTATTTGTTCATGGTGGATAGGTTTTTGCGCTTCCTGCAATCACGAACCACGGTCAGGCTGATTTCTGCACGCCTTTTGCCATCCGAAACAGTTGAGCTGAACTTCTCCAAGAGCCCTG GATTTAGTTACAACCCATTGAGCTCAGTGTTCATCAACGTCCCGAGCATTTCATCGCTTCAGTGGCACCCCTTCACCGTAAGTTCCAACAGTAACTTGGAACCAGACAAgctcagcatcatcatcaagaaagaAGGAAGCTGGACGCAGAAGTTGTACCAGAAACTCTCTTCCCCCGGTCCCCATGATCGCTTGGATGTTTCGATTGAAGGGCCTTACGGTCCTACTTCAATGAACTTCCTGAG GTATGATTCCCTAATAATGGTGAGCGGTGGTAGTGGAATAACCCCCTTCATCTCGATAATCCGAGAGCTCATCCACCGGAGCACGACTCTCGACAGCCCAAATCCAAGTGTTCTCCTCGTTTGTGCCTTCAAGACCTCAGCCGACCTCACCATGATTGATCTCCTCCTCCCAGCATCAGGCAACGTCTCCGACCTCTCCCGCCTGAAGCTACGGGTAGAAGCTTTCATCACGAGAGAAAAAGCTCCGGCCGACAACGCCGGAAAGATCATTCGAACAGTATGGTTCAAGCCCATCCCTTCGGACGTGCCGATCGCTCCTGTCCTCGGTCCCAATAGCTGGTTTTGGTTGGGAGCAATAGTGTCATCTTCTTTcgttgtctttcttgtgctcaTTGGCATCCTCACACGTTACTACATCTACCCAATCGACCACAACACCAATGCGATCTACTCCACCTCTGCAAGGTCCGTTTTGAACTTGTTATTCATTTGTTTCAGTATAGCGGCGGCAGCAAGTGCAGCAGTTTTATGGAACAAGAGAGGAAGCACCATGGAAGCGAAGCAAGTCCAGAACATAGACGCACCGACCCCGACAACGACACCCAGCTCATGGTTTTATAATGCTGAAAGAGAGCTCGAGAGCGTCCCGCTAGAGTCTCTTATTAAAGCTACCAATGTGCACTATGGTGCAAGGCCTGAATTGAAGA AGATGCTGTTGGAGTCTGATGGCCGGAATGTTGGGGTCATGGTCAGCGGCCCCAGTAAGATGCGTCATGAAGTCGCGGCCATATGCTCGTCAGGTCTGGCAGATAACCTGCATTTCGAATCCATTAGCTTTAGCTGGTGA
- the LOC103717362 gene encoding probable RNA-binding protein 18 — protein MQDPKSMVDEKGESRLYIGNLDQRITEANVIKMFSPFGKIVSEDFLWHTRGPKRGEPRGYAFIQYSTKEEAQLAKSKMNGRLACGRPLVVRFASEKYLAETANPLKTACDAKMPSITCSTSGQMSRSAKIAAIKNKLKSLEEEGCGSKKPRLQTDGTP, from the exons ATGCAGGACCCGAAAAGCATGGTCGATGAGAAAGGTGAAAGCAGACTGTACATTGGCAATCTTGACCAAAGAATCACAGA GGCCAATGTAATCAAAATGTTCTCTCCATTTGGAAAAATTGTGTCCGAGGATTTTTTGTGGCACACACGAGGTCCTAAACGTGGAGAGCCTCGTGGTTATGCTTTTATCCAGTATAGTACCAAGGAG GAGGCACAACTGGCAAAATCAAAGATGAACGGCAGGTTAGCTTGTGGGCGCCCATTGGTTGTCCGTTTTGCCAGCGAGAAGTATTTGGCAGAGACAGCAAATCCCCTCAAAACTGCCTGTGATGCTAAAATGCCAAGCATTACATGCAGCACATCAGGACAAATGAGCCGGAGTGCCAAGATTGCTGCGATAAAGAATAAACTGAAATCCTTGGAAGAAGAAGGCTGTGGCTCGAAGAAACCAAGGCTACAAACAGACGGCACTCCTTGA
- the LOC103717377 gene encoding ferric reduction oxidase 2-like yields MAKAMEGSSSPKVGKRMIALKLLLGLVFVGWLMMWVMVPTSTYRKTWRPKLLSKTRSTYFGRQGGSMLIFTFPILFIAVVGCIYLHLEQKIGNTDSGSLRRRLEAWSKPVLVKGPLGIVSATELAFCLMFLALLIWSFSSYLSVGFAKLKAQGVESWQAKLATVALRLGLVGKICCAFLFFPVMRRSSLLPLVGLKSGSSIRRHVWLGHIVMVLFTAHGVGFIVLWVATNNLSQMLKWANTGGSNLAGEIALLAGLLMWATSFPRIRRRKFELFFFTHHLYIVFLIFYLFHVGISFFCYILPGVYLFIVDRYLRFLQSRSKVRMVSARLLPSEIVELNFSKSPGCSYNPLSIIFVNVPSISSLQWHPFTVISNSNLEPDRLSVIVKREGSWTDKLYQTLSSPIDRLGVSVDGPYGPTSMNFLRYDSLVMVSGGSGITPFISIIRELIYRSTALDSPIPSVYLICAFKTSADLTMLDLLLPISCNASDLSRLQLRIEAFVTREKPSASDAQRHIRTVCFKPLSSDLPIAPVLGPNGWLWLGAIISSSFIAFLVLIGIVTRYYIYPIDHNTNRIFSYATRSVLNLLLICVCIAATASAAVLWNKRSSSREAKKIQNTDASMPGTSPSLYFHNGDRELESVPQESIVKATRLHYGERPNFKKMLSELDGSNIGVMASGPSVLRQDVAAVCSSGLAQNLHFESISFSW; encoded by the exons ATGGCCAAGGCAATGGAAGGGTCATCTTCTCCCAAGGTAGGGAAGAGGATGATTGCACTGAAACTGCTGCTTGGTCTGGTGTTCGTGGGATGGCTAATGATGTGGGTTATGGTGCCCACAAGCACCTATCGGAAAACCTGGCGACCCAAGCTGCTCTCAAAAACTAGGTCTACTTACTTTGGAAGACAAG GGGGCAGCATGTTGATTTTTACGTTCCCCATACTCTTTATTGCTGTTGTTGGTTGCATTTACCTTCACTTGGAGCAGAAAATTGGGAATACAGACAG TGGTAGCTTAAGGCGTCGCTTGGAAGCATGGAGCAAGCCTGTGCTCGTGAAGGGGCCTCTGGGAATTGTTTCGGCGACAGAGCTAGCCTTCTGCTTGATGTTTCTGGCACTCCTCATCTGGTCCTTCTCCAGCTATTTGAGTGTCGGCTTTGCCAAACTCAAGGCTCAGGGCGTGGAATC GTGGCAGGCTAAGCTGGCGACTGTAGCTCTGCGGCTCGGGCTGGTTGGGAAAATCTGCTgtgctttcctcttcttccctgtAATGCGCCGGTCCTCTCTCTTGCCACTCGTTGGCCTAAAATCCGGGTCCAGCATAAGGCGCCACGTATGGCTTGGGCACATTGTCATGGTTCTCTTCACAGCCCACGGTGTTGGTTTTATCGTCTTATGGGTGGCCACCAATAACTTGTCTCAG ATGCTGAAATGGGCCAATACAGGAGGATCAAATTTGGCAGGAGAAATAGCTCTGCTAGCTGGGCTGCTTATGTGGGCGACATCTTTCCCTCGCATTCGGCGCAGGAAGTTcgagctcttcttcttcactcaTCATCTCTACATCGTCTTCCTTATTTTCTACTTATTTCACGTTGGGATCTCCTTTTTTTGCTATATTCTTCCCGGTGTCTACCTCTTCATTGTGGACCGATACTTGCGATTTTTGCAATCACGAAGCAAGGTCAGGATGGTTTCTGCACGCCTCCTACCATCTGAAATAGTAGAGCTGAACTTCTCCAAGAGCCCAG GGTGTAGCTATAACCCCTTGAGCATAATATTTGTAAATGTTCCAAGTATTTCATCACTTCAATGGCACCCTTTCACCGTGATCTCCAACAGCAACTTGGAACCGGATAGACTAAGTGTCATCGTCAAGAGAGAAGGAAGTTGGACCGACAAGCTGTACCAGACACTCTCTTCGCCCATCGACCGTCTAGGTGTCTCAGTTGATGGCCCATATGGTCCTACTTCAATGAACTTCCTGAG GTATGATTCCTTAGTAATGGTGAGTGGTGGCAGTGGAATTACTCCCTTTATATCCATAATTAGAGAGCTCATATATCGGAGCACAGCTCTTGACAGTCCGATACCGAGTGTTTACCTGATTTGTGCCTTCAAGACATCTGCCGATCTCACTATGCTTGATCTCCTCCTCCCTATCTCTTGCAATGCCTCTGACCTTTCCCGCCTGCAGCTTCGGATTGAGGCCTTTGTCACAAGAGAGAAACCTTCTGCTTCTGATGCTCAAAGGCATATCCGAACAGTTTGCTTCAAGCCACTCTCTTCAGACCTGCCCATCGCCCCCGTTCTTGGGCCCAACGGATGGCTTTGGTTGGGTGCAATTATCTCATCTTCTTTTATTGCCTTCCTTGTGCTCATTGGCATCGTCACCCGTTACTACATATATCCAATCGATCATAATACCAATCGTATTTTCTCCTATGCTACAAGGTCCGTCCTAAACTTGTTGCTCATATGTGTCTGCATAGCTGCCACAGCTAGTGCAGCCGTTTTGTGGAACAAGAGAAGCAGCAGTAGGGAggcaaagaaaattcagaatacGGATGCATCGATGCCGGGGACGTCACCTAGCTTGTACTTTCATAATGGAGATCGAGAGCTGGAGAGTGTTCCTCAGGAGTCCATTGTCAAAGCCACCAGGTTGCACTACGGGGAAAGGCCTAATTTCAAGA AGATGCTTTCGGAGCTTGATGGCTCAAACATCGGAGTGATGGCGAGTGGCCCCAGTGTGCTGCGTCAGGATGTTGCTGCCGTCTGTTCATCAGGTCTTGCTCAGAATTTGCACTTTGAGTCCATTAGCTTTAGCTGGTGA
- the LOC103717363 gene encoding probable membrane-associated kinase regulator 6, which translates to METSQQLFGDSFSYGWLVNIKPSFESLNSSFRRSFDGSSFIEMDPDLFSMRWTNDAHDFNFNLPSSQSPVSVHADQIFSNGLLLPLHLNNPPQSEVGCESFGTNFSRSNSLDSSKALLSRSNRFQSRYFYTVQSRPVSSNSSPLFHSAESTPISMSLSCSSKSVASRSGKFKSPFFRNCTKSPKKILWKYLCLLMPLYNKVRGLSLSSPKSATSCRDSVRDSPRMTTAFSSIEWCRGNADSSIYDAILHCKRSIGQAS; encoded by the exons ATGGAGACCTCTCAACAGCTCTTTGGTGATAGCTTCTCTTATGGGTGGCTGGTGAACATCAAGCCCTCCTTTGAATCCCTCAATAGCAGCTTCCGCCGCTCCTTTGATGGTAGCTCCTTCATCGAAATGGACCCCGACTTGTTTTCGATGCGCTGGACGAATGATGCCCATGACTTCAATTTCAATCTCCCAAGCTCCCAATCTCCAGTCTCAGTCCATGCAGACCAGATCTTCTCTAATGGCCTCCTCCTGCCACTCCACCTCAACAACCCACCTCAGAGTGAAGTAGGCTGTGAGTCCTTTGGCACCAATTTTAGCAGATCTAACTCACTGGACTCATCAAAAGCATTGCTCTCTCGGAGCAACCGATTCCAGTCACGGTACTTCTACACAGTTCAAAGTAGGCCTGTTTCCTCAAACTCTTCGCCACTCTTCCATTCAGCAGAAAGCACACCAATTTCAATGAGCTTATCCTGTTCATCCAAGAGTGTTGCTTCAAGAAGCGGAAAGTTCAAGTCTCCTTTCTTCAGGAATTGCACGAAGTCTCCGAAGAAAATTTTATGGAAGTACCTGTGCCTTCTCATGCCATTGTATAACAAGGTGAGAGGGCTGAGCTTGAGTTCTCCGAAGTCAGCGACAAGCTGCAGGGATTCGGTCCGAGATTCTCCAAGGATGACAACTGCCTTCTCAAGCATAGAATGGTGCCGTGGAAATGCTGACAGCTCAATCTATGATGCAATTCTTCACTGCAAAAGATCAATC GGACAGGCTTCATAA
- the LOC103717361 gene encoding probable receptor-like protein kinase At5g59700, with product MELLLGITILSLFFHLSSSAFTPNNSYFLACGSTSTISLTSDSPPRSFVPDSNFLRTSNSLTLSNPNASPNSPTLYATARAFTEPSSYQFTLDIEGTHVLRLHFFPFSAQNHDLSAARFNVSALDRFLLLADFAVPNTSTPIIKEYLLWVDTGELTITFTPNSNSGTSSLAFVNAIEVFTAPTSLLGNSDPLSIAPSGNINQLQRQALETVYRINVGGPKVTPANDTLWRTWVPDDDYLLSKALSQVNSTTRISYSDLDSAEVAPQLIYLTARSMNPGSMVETNPNFNFNITWRFPVTPGYSYFIRMHFCDIVSKTFTALYFDVYIGDQFAQENLHPADYTDNLAEAFFRDFALDVPTSQQVLHVSIGRSLSKTTPQTANAILNGLEIMKVNNSVGSLNGTFNPGSVPSQDNKKNLVSPAVLIPSIVGGVLLIILAITALVFCRRRRAKPVPKPKESPVSWSPYRAAVANFIGVSSKSTDGTAPNASPNFNLGLHIPFAEIKSATNDFDEKLVIGTGGFGKVYGGTLRDGTRVAVKRGMRGSRQGYPEFQTEIIVLSQIRHRHLVSLIGYCDDWSEMILVYEYMEKGPLRKHLYGSDFPCLSWKQRLDVCIGAARGLHYLHTGYSHNIIHRDVKSTNILLGENFLAKVADFGLSRSGPSYGETHVSTGVKGTFGYLDPEYFKVQKLTDKSDVYSFGVLLFEVLCARPVIDQRLTREQVNLAEWALEWQRRGQLEKIIDPRLEGKINVNSLRKFGEIAEKCLAEYGVNRPTMGDVLWNLEYALQLQETELKREPFEDSVNMHSQISVAAVGPSPSTTISIDDEEGDGMTRMSEDAPDITTTINVFSQLVTGEGR from the coding sequence ATGGAGCTGCTGCTTGGAATAACTATTCTCTCCTTATTCTTCCACTTATCCTCCTCTGCCTTCACCCCCAACAATTCCTACTTCCTCGCCTGCGGCTCGACCTCCACCATCAGCCTCACCTCCGACAGCCCCCCGCGCAGCTTTGTTCCCGACTCCAACTTCCTCCGCACCTCCAACTCCCTCACCCTCTCCAACCCCAACGCATCCCCCAACTCCCCCACTCTCTACGCCACTGCCAGGGCCTTCACGGAGCCCTCCAGTTATCAATTCACGCTCGACATCGAGGGCACCCATGTCCTCCGCCTCCACTTCTTCCCCTTCTCCGCTCAAAACCACGACCTTTCCGCCGCCCGCTTCAACGTCTCCGCCCTCGACCGTTTCCTCCTCCTCGCCGACTTCGCCGTCCCAAACACCTCAACCCCCATCATCAAGGAGTACCTGCTCTGGGTGGACACCGGCGAGCTCACCATCACCTTCACCCCCAATTCTAATTCCGGTACATCTTCCTTGGCCTTCGTCAATGCTATTGAGGTCTTCACGGCACCCACCAGTCTGCTCGGCAACTCAGATCCCCTCTCCATAGCTCCTAGTGGGAATATCAACCAATTGCAACGTCAGGCCCTGGAAACCGTCTACAGGATCAACGTGGGAGGCCCAAAAGTCACTCCGGCGAATGACACCCTCTGGAGAACCTGGGTTCCCGACGACGACTACCTCTTATCCAAGGCCTTATCGCAGGTGAACAGCACGACGCGCATCTCGTACTCGGACCTAGATTCCGCTGAAGTCGCGCCCCAGTTAATCTACCTTACGGCACGATCAATGAACCCCGGCTCTATGGTGGAGACTAACCCCAATTTCAACTTCAACATAACCTGGAGATTCCCGGTCACTCCAGGCTACTCTTATTTTATCCGGATGCATTTCTGTGATATTGTATCGAAGACGTTCACCGCCCTCTACTTCGACGTCTACATAGGCGACCAATTTGCGCAGGAAAATCTCCATCCAGCCGACTACACAGATAACCTTGCTGAAGCTTTCTTTCGGGACTTCGCCTTGGACGTTCCGACCTCGCAGCAGGTCCTCCATGTTAGCATCGGCCGGTCACTTAGCAAGACCACCCCGCAGACGGCTAATGCCATACTGAACGGGCTCGAGATCATGAAGGTGAACAACAGCGTCGGCAGCCTCAACGGAACCTTCAACCCTGGCTCAGTCCCTAGCCAAGACAATAAGAAGAATCTTGTTTCTCCAGCTGTTCTGATTCCATCCATTGTTGGTGGTGTTTTGCTCATCATCTTAGCCATCACCGCGTTGGTGTTCTGCAGGAGACGTCGGGCAAAGCCCGTGCCGAAGCCAAAGGAGAGTCCGGTCTCTTGGTCGCCGTACCGGGCTGCCGTTGCCAATTTCATTGGCGTTTCGAGCAAGTCCACCGACGGGACAGCGCCAAACGCCTCGCCCAACTTCAATCTGGGTCTCCACATCCCCTTTGCCGAAATCAAATCGGCGACAAACGATTTTGACGAGAAGCTCGTTATTGGTACAGGTGGATTCGGAAAGGTCTATGGGGGAACTCTGAGGGATGGCACCAGAGTTGCAGTGAAGCGAGGAATGCGGGGGTCGAGGCAGGGCTACCCGGAATTCCAGACGGAGATCATTGTCCTGTCGCAAATTCGCCACCGCCACCTCGTGTCGCTGATTGGGTACTGCGACGATTGGTCCGAGATGATCTTGGTCTATGAATACATGGAGAAAGGGCCACTGAGAAAACACTTGTATGGCTCTGACTTTCCGTGCCTTTCATGGAAGCAGAGGCTGGACGTATGCATCGGCGCGGCCAGGGGCCTCCACTACCTCCACACAGGCTACTCGCATAACATCATTCACCGGGACGTCAAGTCCACCAACATCCTGCTCGGGGAGAACTTCCTAGCCAAGGTCGCCGACTTCGGGCTCTCAAGGTCAGGGCCTTCCTACGGGGAAACTCACGTTAGCACCGGGGTCAAGGGAACATTTGGGTACCTGGATCCTGAGTACTTCAAGGTCCAGAAGCTCACGGACAAGTCTGATGTGTATTCTTTTGGAGTGCTGCTCTTTGAGGTGCTCTGCGCGAGGCCGGTGATCGACCAAAGGCTGACGAGGGAGCAGGTCAACCTGGCGGAGTGGGCGCTGGAGTGGCAGCGGAGAGGCCAGCTCGAGAAGATCATAGACCCGAGGCTGGAGGGGAAGATTAACGTGAATTCCCTCCGCAAGTTTGGCGAAATAGCAGAGAAGTGCCTCGCCGAGTATGGCGTCAACAGGCCTACAATGGGCGACGTGCTCTGGAACTTGGAGTATGCTCTCCAGCTACAGGAGACAGAGTTGAAGAGGGAGCCCTTTGAGGACAGTGTCAATATGCACTCGCAGATTTCCGTGGCAGCAGTTGGACCGTCACCTTCCACTACTATATCAATCGATGATGAAGAAGGTGATGGAATGACGAGGATGAGTGAAGACGCCCCGGACATAACGACGACGATCAACGTGTTCTCCCAGTTGGTTACTGGTGAAGGCAGATGA